In Zingiber officinale cultivar Zhangliang chromosome 11B, Zo_v1.1, whole genome shotgun sequence, a single window of DNA contains:
- the LOC122034683 gene encoding zinc finger-containing ubiquitin peptidase 1-like, giving the protein MLSSCPFCHIILPSSQLEWHANTHFARDELERDMELAMQISLLPQSLEAMDNPTDCLKPVGHLRRYPCNSDFNNDELNSKDGLEQEISLLVSLQSKSTLYNVEGDLMSLLKKCLESENGNSVSIISGYIDHYQTIESEDIGWGCGWRNIQMLSSHLLAERSDARDVMFGHSGFVPDIPSLQRWLEIAWKRGFDVYGSNFFNQKIYGSRKWIGATECATILRSFGLRARIVDFDGVNSRKQQNTGNSKCKMDANQVYGPMDKFLKGPKHEAGPSSSSNYSEPKIHGPEVLVWVWKYFNCEFGSRLGSSNSVLVSKKTPLYFQHDGHSRTIVGIQMQKAKSSSARSYSLLILDPAHRTAALKGSLNSNNGWQRMIKRGAHTLKKSQYQLCYVDPGIAAVGEEMEQLKYIDSILVEL; this is encoded by the exons ATGCTATCCTCTTGCCCTTTTTGTCATATAATCCTTCCTTCGAGTCAGTTGGAATG GCATGCAAACACTCATTTTGCTAGGGATGAACTGGAAAGAGACATGGAATTGGCTATGCAAATTTCTCTGCTACCACAGAGTCTTGAGGCTATG GATAATCCAACAGACTGTTTAAAGCCAGTCGGTCACTTAAGAAGATATCCTTGTAATTCAGACTTCAATAACGATGAGCTGAATTCTAAGGATGGTCTTGAACAAGAAATATCTTTGTTGGTCAGTTTACAAAGTAAAAGCACCTTATACAATGTTGAAGGTGATCTTATGTCCTTGCTTAAGAAGTGCTTGGAATCAGAAAATGGAAACTCAGTAAGTATCATTTCAGGCTATATCGATCACTATCAGACTATTGAGTCTGAAGATATTGGATGGGGCTGTGGGTGGAGAAATATTCAAATGTTAAGTTCTCATTTATTGGCAGAAAGATCAGATGCAAGAGATGTCATGTTTGGTCATTCAGGATTTGTTCCTGATATTCCATCACTTCAGAGGTGGTTAGAAATTGCTTGGAAAAGAGGTTTTGATGTTTATGGGTCTAACTTCTTCAATCAAAAGATATATGGCTCCAGAAAATGGATAGGGGCAACTGAATGTGCTACAATTTTACGTTCTTTTGGACTTAGAGCAAGGATTGTGGATTTTGATGGTGTAAATTCTAGGAAGCAACAAAATACTGGGAATTCTAAATGCAAAATGGATGCAAATCAGGTATATGGACCAATGGATAAGTTTTTGAAAGGCCCAAAACATGAAGCAGGTCCTTCATCTTCTAGTAACTATTCAGAACCGAAAATACATGGTCCTGAAGTCCTTGTTTGGGTGTGGAAGTATTTCAACTGTGAATTTGGCAGTAGATTGGGAAGTTCTAATTCTGTACTCGTCAGTAAGAAAAC GCCCCTGTACTTCCAGCATGATGGACATTCAAGAACCATAGTAGGAATTCAAATGCAGAAAGCAAAATCTTCATCAGCACGCTCTTACTCGTTGTTGATCCTAGATCCTGCCCAT AGAACGGCTGCCCTTAAAGGGTCCCTTAACAGTAACAATGGCTGGCAAAGGATGATCAAAAGAGGAGCCCACACACTTAAAAAATCACAGTATCAG TTGTGTTATGTTGATCCGGGTATCGCTGCTGTTGGAGAGGAGATGGAACAACTGAAGTACATTGACAGCATATTGGTTGAACTATAG